The Methanocaldococcus infernus ME region CTGGAAGCCTCTTAACATTATGCTTACTCATTATCTTAGCTGCTTCAGTTAGTGTTGTATTCTTAGGAATAGTGATAATATTCTTAGTCATCACTTCCTCAACCAAAACCTCTTTTGGCTTTAAATTCTTGGCTACAACTTTCTTTAATATATCTCTCTCAGTTAATATTCCCACTGGCTTCTTGTTTTCAACAACTACAACAGCCCCTATGTCTTTTTCACACATAATATTGGCTGCATCATAGACAGTATCTTTTTTACTTACTGTATAGACAGGGACTGACATCACTTCATAGACTGGGATTTCAACATTTACATTCATAAACCTTCACCCTAACCTTGTTGTAAGCTTCCTCTATACTTATATTTGTAGTATCAATAACTATAAAATTAAATCTCTTAGCAAGCTCTAAATACTTTTCCTGAACCTTCTCCAAAAAATTTTTATTTTCAAATATATCTTTACCCTTAACTCTCTTCATAGCTTCATCAACATCTACAACAAGTAAGAAGACAAGATCAGGCTTTATAGCATATTTGTTAATCTCCCATAGGAAATTTTCTTCCACTCCTAAGGAGGATTGATAGGCTATTGAAGAATATAAATATCTGTCACAAATAACATCCCTTCCACTATTAAGAACTTTCTCTATCTCTTTACAATGCTCTACCCTATCAGCAGCAAAGAGTAGGGAGAGGGAAATGTTATCAATATTTCCTGAACTTAAATAACTTCTTATTAACCTTCCTATCTCTCCATCAGTTGGCTCACAAGTCCAATATCCTGACAACTCCTTAGCCAACATCTTAGACAGTGTAGTTTTCCCACTCCCATCTATTCCCTCAAAGACTATAAACAAAGTAGCTCACCAAAATATATTTAATAATATTTTGTCATTATTAATCATTATAGATTTTTGTTAGGTGAAGCTCATTGATTAGAGAGCTTTTAATATTAATAGCATCTATAGGAATTCTTGTAGCATCTTATAGGCTGTGGGTTGAGAAGGATAGAAAGAATATAGTTTATGCAAGAATTCACATATTAGGAGTTATAGATTGTGCCTGCTTTCTCATCTTCTTAGCCTTAGGGGAAACTTTATTAGCCTTCACTTACTTAATATTAACTCCCTTCTTAGCCCATGCTATAGCCAATGCCTCTTATAAAGATGAATTGAAGGAGGAAACATGATAAACTATATAAAGTTAAGTGCTATCTGTCATGCAACTGAAGATGAGGAAAAAGTTTTAGAGGCTATCTCCTTTTTTATCCCTGAAAATGTTGATGAGGAAAAGGTAGAGGTTGAGGTTGTAGAAACTGAGGGACACTTTAGAAACCCAATAAAAATTATTAGTGTAAATGTTAAAGATAAAGAGGCTAAGAAAGTCTTTAAGCACATTGTAAATTTAATAAAGTCTAATCCTAAAAACTTGGAGAAGTTAAAGAAAGATTTAGATTTAAGAATTGAGGATAATAAATTTTTTGTTAGATTTGACAAGCAAAAGGCTTATTTAAAGGAGTGTAAAGTGATGGATGGAGATGACATTGTAAGAGTTGTATTTAACTTTAAAATTTTCTCTCCTAAGGAGAAGGAGAAGAAAGTTAAAGAACTCTTAGAGAAAGAGCTTTTCAGTTAAAAAGACTCTCAATGATGAAACCTTTAAGCTGAGTGGTGATGATCCCTTCGGGGTAACTGAGGGAGTCTTTTTTATAGGGTGGTTAGATGTTTGAAATTAAATATAGAGATGCCTTAGGAAGAATTGGAATTTTAGACATAAATGGGAAAAAAATAGAAACTCCAACAATTATGCCAGTGATTCACCCAAATCCTAAAAAGCAAGTGGTTCCAATTGACTTTATAAAGAAGCTAACAGATATCATTATTACAAATTCATACATAACCTATATAACTAAAAGCTTAAGAGAGCTTGCTTTAAAAGTTGGAATTCATAAGCTTATAGGCTTTGATAAGGTTATAGTTACAGATAGTGGCTCTTTTCAGCTTGGAACTTATGGAGATGTTAAGGTTTCTCCAAGGGAAATTATTGAGTTTCAAGAGAAGATAGGGGTAGATGTTGGAACCATCTTAGATATTCCAACACCTCCTGATGTAGAGAAGGAGAAGGCTGAGAAAGATTTAGAAGAAACCTTAAGGAGGGCTAAGGAAGCCATAGAGTTAAAGAGAGAGAAGAACTTTAAAATGCTGTTAAATGGGACTATTCAAGGTTCTACATATTTAGAGCTAAGACAGAGAGCTGCAAGGGAGATGGCTAAGCTAAACTTTGACATCTACCCTATAGGAGCAGTTGTCCCACTAATGGAAAGCTATAGGTTTAAAGAGGTTGCTGAAATTATTATAAATAGTAAGATGAACCTCCCAACTAATAAGCCTGTCCATCTCTTTGGCTGTGGCCATCCTATGCTCTTTGCCTTAGCTGTAGCTTTAGGCTGTGATCTTTTTGACTCTGCTGCTTACATCTTGTATGCAAAGGATGACAGATACTTAACAGAGAGAGGAACTCTAAGCTTAGAAGAGCTTAAAGATTTAAAAAGCTTTCCATGCTCTTGCCCAATCTGTTCCCAATACACTCCAAAAGAGCTTTATCAATTAGAGAAGAAGGAGAGGGAAAGGATTTTAGCTGAGCATAACTTATATGTAACCTTTGAAGAGATGAATAGAATTAAAGAGGCTATAAAAAATGGCTCTCTTTGGGAGCTTGTGGAAGAGAGGGTTAGAGCTCATCCAAAGCTCTTAGAGGCTTACAGAGTTTTAAAAAATTATATGTACTATATAGAGAGATTTGACCCAGTCATAAAAAAGACAGCCTTCTTTTACTCTGGAGTAGAATCTCTTTTCAGGCCAGAGGTTTATAGGCATAAGAAGAGGTTGAAGAGAATAAAGTATGAGAAAGTTTATATTACAACAGTCTCAAAGGATATTGAAAGACCTTACAGTGAAAACTTAAATGTTAAAGAGACAGATGTTGATATCTTAATAAAGCATCCTATTTTTGGATACATCCCTTACTATATAGACACTATCTACCCTCTCTCACAACATGAGGCTCCTGAACTCTATGACTTTGAGAAAGAAATAAATAAGAAGTTTCAAGAAGAGTTTTTAGAATTTTTAAAAAAGAAAGGAGTTAAAGTCTTGAATATTGTTGAATATAATTATTATATAAACTCCATTGGTAAGTTTAACTCTGACAGCTTTAGAATAAAGAGGATGCTTGAGTATCAGTATGGCTATGACATCATAAAGGATAAGAAAATAAAAGTTGTTAGAAGTAAGAATACAGGAAGGCTAAGACAAGTTTTAGATGAGAATGATAATATTTTATTCTCAGTTAGAAGCCATGACAATCTCTTAATCCCTTCTAAGTTAGGAGCTAAATTACTCTGGGAAAATATTCCTTTCCCTAAGTATAGGGTTGTGGTTAATAAAGAGGCTGAACCCTTCATTAGAGAGGGGAGAAATGTCTTTGCCAAGTTTGTTATAGATTGTGATGAAGACATTAGACCTTATGAAGAGGTTTTAGTTGTTAATGAAGATGATGATCTATTAGGCTATGGGACAGCTATATTAAATGGAATAGAGATGAAAGAGTTTTCAACAGGATTGGCTGTCAAGGTTAGAGGTGGAATAAAATGTGTGGAATAATAGGCTTTGTCAGTAGAAAGAAGAGAATGATAAGTGGAGAGAAGATAGCTTTAGCTTTAAACTCTTTAAAAGAGAGAGGGAATGGAAGAGGCTCTGGTTATGTTGGTTATGGAATATATCCAACAAAGTATAAGGATTGTTATGCCTTCCATATCTTAATTGACAACAACCCAAAGTTTGAAAAAATTAAGGTTGAGGTTGAAAATGTCTTAGAACAGTATGGAACAATTATAAAAGATGAGGAAATTCCTACTGAGGAAGGGATTATTGAAAAAGTACATATTCCTTGGAGATACTTCTATGAGGTTGATGAGAAATACTCTGAGAGAGAGGAAGATGTTATAGTTGATATAGTCATGGAAATTAATGATAGGGTTGATGGAGCCTATGTTATCTCAAGTGGAAAAGACTTAGGAGTTTTTAAAGCTGTTGGCTGGCCTAATGAAGTAGCAGAGTTTTATAGAATAGATAGGTATGAAGGCTACCTATGGTTAGCTCATGCAAGGTATCCAACAAACACAAAAGCCTGGTGGGGAGGGGCTCATCCATTTAATCTATTAAATTGGAGTGTTGTACATAATGGAGAGATAACAAGCTATGGAACCAACAGAAGGTTTGTTGAGAGCTATGGTTATAAGTGTAGATTATTAACAGATACTGAGGTTGTAACCTATATTATGGACTTACTGATGAGAAAGCATAAACTTCCTGTTGAATATGCCTTAACAGCCATGGCTCCAAGATTTTGGAATGAGATTGATGACATGCCAGAGGAAGAAAGGGAGTTACATAAAGCTATCAGGATGGTTTATGGGGGAGCCATGTTAAATGGTCCATTTGCCATAGCTGTTGGAACCCCTAAGGGATTAATATTTATGAATGGAGACATTTCAAAGGAAACAACCATGATAGGCTTAACTGATAGGATAAAATTAAGGCCATTGGTTGCTGCTGAAAAAGATGACTTACTATTTGTTTCAAGTGAAGAAGCAGCAATAAGGAGAATTTGCCCTAACTTAGATAGAGTTTGGATGCCAGATGCTGGAATTCCTATAATTGGTAGAGTAGAATAAACAAAAATTTTTTCTATTTTAAGGTTTTAATGGTGATCTAATTGAAATTCTACAATAGAGAGAAAGAAGTTAGATATCTAAAAACTTATTGCCAGTTGGAGCCAAACTCTATTTTATTCGTTTATGGCCCTAAATCTTCTGGAAAATCTACAGTAATAAGGAAGGTTATTAAAGAACTTGAAGATAGTGATATCGTATTTTTTTATTATAATTTAAGAAAGTATGCTACGCCAACAAAGGAAGAGTTTTTTAAAATATTTTTTGAAAGATCTGATAAAAAATATGTTCCTAATAAGCTGGAATTTAACTTAGGAGTTTTTAAATTCGGAGTTGAGAGAGAGCTAAATTTTAAAGAGTTCTCTTTAAACGATGTCTTTGCTAAGATAAATGAAAGCATTAATGAAGTTATAAAAGAGGGAAAGAGGCCTGTCTTAATTATAGACGAGCTTCAAAAGTTGAAGAATATTTACTTTAATGGAGAAAAATCTCTATTAAATGAGCTATTTAACTTATTCGTCTCTCTAACCAAGATGGAACATCTTTCCCATGTCATCTGCTTAACTTCTGACACTCTATTCATAGAAGAGATCTACAATAATTCAACACTAAAGAACGCTTCCGAATATTATTTAATTGATTGGTTAGAAAAAGAAGACATTAAAAAAATCTTAAAAGAAGAGAACTTCAGTGAAGAGGAGATAGATTACGCTATAAACTACCTCTCTTTACCATATGAAATAACTGAACTAATAAATAATAAAAAACTTGGCTTAACAGTTGAAGAAACCATAAAAAGATGGATAAATATTGAAAAGAATGGAATAAAGTATCTTATAGATTCAGTAGATTTAGATGAAGAAAAGCTCTATAAAGTTTTATCAAAGTTTAAAGATAAAATAAAGATTTCCTATAACAAGGAAGTTAAAAAAGAAGAAATGAAATATATAAAATTTTTAATTGAAAATGAGATCCTATTCTACGACGTAATTAACGGCATAATAAAACCAACGTCAATTATTGAATGGCACGCTATAAGAGAACTTATATAACTTTTTCACGCAAAAAGCTTTATATTGAAAATTAAAATTTTCAACAACACTAAATAAGAGAAAGAGGGAAAAGATGATTCCAAGCTATGTGCCACCTAAGTATAAGCCAATAATAGATAGAGAGAAGTGTATGCTCTGTGAAAGATGTACTGTTGAGTGCTCATGGGGAGTCTATAGAAGAGAAGGAGATAGAATAGTTATATATGCTAATAGATGTGGAGCCTGTCAAAGATGTGTTTCCATGTGCCCAAGGGATGCTATAAAGATTGTTGAGTATAAGGAATGTTGGAGATCCCATCCATTATGGACAGAGGATGTTAGAAGAGATATTTATAACCAAGCAAAGACTGGCTGTATCTTATTAAGTGGAATGGCTAATGCCATGGATCATCCTAACTACTTTGACAGGATTGTCTTAGATGCTTGTCAAGTTACTAACCCATCTATAGACCCTCTAAGGGAGCCAATGGAGTTAAGAACTTACATAGGAAAGAAGCCAAAACAGCTTGAATTTGACTTTATTGAGGAAGATGGGGTTAAAAAGGCTAAGTTGAAAACAAAGATAGCTCCAAATTTGAAGTTAGACACTCCTATAATGATAGCCCACATGTCCTATGGAGCTCTCTCATTAAATGCTCATCTATCCTTTGCCAAGGCTGTTAAAGAATGTGGAACTTTTATGGGAACTGGTGAAGGAGGACTACCAAAGGCTCTCTATCCATATGCTGATCACATTATAACCCAAGTGGCAAGTGGAAGGTTTGGGGTTAATGAAGAATACTTAATGAAAGGAGCAGCCATTGAGATTAAGATAGGACAAGGAGCTAAGCCAGGGATTGGTGGGCACTTACCAGGGGAGAAGGTTACAGTTGAGATATCTAAGACAAGAATGATCCCAGAAGGTTCTGATGCCATTTCTCCAGCTCCTCATCATGATATCTACTCTATAGAAGACTTAGCTCAATTAGTTAGAAGTTTAAAAGAGGCAACAAGATGGAAAAAACCTGTCTTTGTTAAAATAGCAGCTGTCCATAATGCTCCAGCTATAGCTGTTGGAATAGCTACAAGTGATGCTGACGCTGTAGTTATTGATGGATATAAAGGGGGAACAGGAGCTGCTCCTAAGGTGTTTAGAGATCATGTTGGAATCCCTATAGAGATGGCTATAGCTGCAGTTGATCAGAGGTTGAGGGAAGAAGGATTAAGGAATGAGATTAGTATTATAGCAAGTGGAGGAATTAAGAGTTCAGCAGATGTTTTTAAAGCTATAGCCTTAGGGGCTGATGCTGTCTATATAGGAACTGCTGCAATGGTAGCCTTAGGTTGTAGAGTCTGTGGAAGATGCTATACTGGCCTATGTGCCTGGGGAATAGCTACACAGAAGCCAGAGTTGGTTAAGAGGTTAGATCCAGAGGTTGGAGCAAGGAGAGTAGCTAATTTAATAAAGGCTTGGACACATGAGATAAAAGAGCTTTTAGGGGCAAATGGAATTAATGCCATTGAAAGCTTGAGAGGAAATAGGGATAGGTTAAGAGGAGTTGGACTAAATGAGAGAGAGTTGAAAGTATTGGGAATAAAGTTAGCTGGTGAATAAGGAATGGAAGTAGTAGAGATAGATGCTAAGGACATGGATTATAGAGAATTGAATGAGAAAATTCATAAAATTTTAGAGGAGAACCCTGAAGTGAAAAAAATAATTATTAAAAATGTTTTAGGACAGAGGTTTATAGGAAATGGCTTACAGAAGAAAGATTTAACAATAGAAATTTATGGAATCCCTGGGGGAGACTTAGGAATGTTCATGAGTGGGCCTACAATAATAGTTTATGGAAATGCTGAGTTTGCCCCAGGGAATACAATGGATGATGGAACTATAGTTATACATGGAAACAGTGGAGATGTTACAGCCCACTCTATGAGAGGGGGTAAGGTTTTTGTTAGGGGAGATGTTGGTTATAGAAGTGGCATTCACATGAAGGCTTATAAGGATAAAGTCCCTGTCTTAGTTATCGGTGGAACAGCCAAGGATTTCTTAGGAGAATATATGGCTGGAGGTTTAATTATTGTATTAAATATAGATGAGAAAGGAAATGACTTAGGAAAGATAAAAGGAAGGATGATAGGAACAGGGATTCATGGAGGTTCTATATACATAAGAGGGGAAGTTGATAAAAAACAGCTTGGTGTTGCTGCTGACATAAAGGAATTCACAAAGGAAGACTTAGAGAAGATAAAGCCATACATTGAAGAGTTCTGTAAATGGTTTAATTTGTCAGAGGAAGTTAAAGATAAGTTGATAAATTCAAAATGGACAAAGATAGCTCCTATATCTAAGAGGCCATTTGGAAAGCTCTACACTCCTGACTTAATGTAAGAAGGTGAAACAGTGAGAAGCTATAAGGATTTAGAGAGGGAAGTTTGGCTAAAAAATAGATGCTCTGGCTGTGGAGCCTGTACAGCTGTTTGCCCAGCCAACAATTTATATTTTAAAGAGGAGAGTCCTGTAAAGTTTAACTGTACAGAGTGTTACTGTGAAATTGTTCCTCCTGAAGACATTGAACACCCAATCTCAGCAGAGTTTTGTAAGACAACAGTCTATGATGTCCCCTGTGGAGCTTGCCATGATGCCTGTCCAAGGGTTGAAGTTAGAGAGATGGAAGATAAATACTTAGGAATTTATAGAGCTAAAAGTAAATTGGAAATAAAGAATGCTCAAAATGGTGGAGTAGTTTCAGCTATCTTAATTAATGCCTTAGAGGAAGAGCTAATAGATGGAGCTATTGTTATTAAGCAGGATAACTGGACTTTGGAGCCAATCTCTTACTTAGCCACTACCAAGGAAGAGGTAGTTAAAGCTGCAGGAAGTAAGTATTTAAGAAAAGTATCTCCATTAAATGCCCTAAAAAAGGCTGTTATGGAGGAGAAGTTAGAGAGATTAGCCATAGTTGGAACTCCTTGTATAATTGAGGCTATGGCTAAAATTCAAAGTAGTGTAAATGATCTACTAAAACCTTTTAGAAAGGCTATTAGACTAAAAATTTCTCTCTTCTGCTTTGAAATTTATGACTATGCTAAGATGTTAAAGAAGTTAGAAGAAGAAGGAATAAATCCTTGGGATATCAAAAAGATGGAAATTGAGAGAGGGAAATTTTTACTTTACTTAGTTGATGGTTTCATTAAGGAATACAAGATAAAGGAATTGGATCCAGTGATGAGAGAAGGATGTAAGAGTTGTATAGACTTCACTGGCTTATACTCAGATATCTCAGTTGGTAATGTGGGAACACCTGAGGGCTACTCAACAGTTATTATAAGAAATAAGTGGGGAGAAGGGTTCTTTAAAAGAGCTTGCTACAATGGGTTAATTGACTTTGACAGCAGTGTGAAGATAGAGGAGATTAAAAAGTTGGCTGAGCTGAAGATGAAAAGAAAAAATTATAAATAATTTTTCTCTAAAAATTTAATTTGATATACTACAAAAATTAAGAGGGAGGAAAGATGGAGATAAATGGAGTCTATATAGAGGATACATTTGCTGAAGCTTTTCCAATATGGGTTTCAAGAATTTTAATTACAGCAGCTACTAAAAGATGGGCTAAGATAGCTGCTACTGAAGCTACTGGATTTGGAACCTCTGTTATCATGTGCCCAGCTGAGGCTGGAATTGAGAAGTATGTGCCACCATCAAAAACTCCAGATGGTAGGCCAGGGTTTATAATTCAAATTTGCCATCCTAAGAAGAAAGGTTTAGAGGAGCAAATGTTAGAGAGAATTGGACAGTGTGTCTTAACTTGCCCAACCACTGCAGTCTTTGATGCTATGGAAGAGGAAGATGAAAAGGTAAAAGTTGGATTTAAGTTAAAGTTCTTTGGAGATGGATTTGAGAAGAAAGATGAGTTAAATGGAAGAAAGATATATAGAATTCCAATTATGGGAGGAGAGTTTATAACTGAATCAAGCTTTGGAATTAAAAAAGGAGTTGCTGGAGGTAACTTCTTTATAATGGCTGACACCAATGCCACTGCCTTAATGGCTGCTGAGGCTGCAGTGAATGCTATACAGAGTGTTGATAAGGTTATAACTCCATTCCCAGGAGGAATAGTAGCCTCTGGAAGTAAGGTAGGGGCAAGCAATCCTAAGTATAAGTTTATGGTGGCTACAACAAACCATAAGATGTGCCCAACCTTAAAGGATGTTGTTGAAGACTCTGAAGTACCAGAGGATGTTAATGGAGTTTATGAAATAGTTATCAATGGTTTAACTGAGGATGCTGTAAAGATGGCTATGAGAGAAGGAATATTAGCAGCTACAAGGGTTAAGGGGGTTAAGAAGATAACAGCAGGAAACTATGGAGGTAAGTTAGGACCTTACCAAATAAAGTTAAGAGAGCTTTTTGAATAAAATTTTTTTTAATCTCCTATTTTTTGAGGGTTTTACAATGTTAGAGCCTATTGTTTATGATGTTGGTAGGCTATGTAAGTTTAAAGATTCCTACACTCCAAATATAATAAATCTAAATATTGAAATTGATGAGCCTAAGCTTCTTTATGACACACCTGAACCTCTTTTAGAGAAGTTTAAAAAATCTTTTATTGGAGAGCTTAAAATTGATGGAGAAACTTATAAGTATCAAGTTCTAAACTATGGGAAGTATATAGAGAGAGCTAAAATAGAGGAAGTTGATCTCTATATCATAGCTGACAGGAAGATTATTGAAAGAAAAGAGCTTACTTACATAAAAAAATTGAGAGAAAAGATTTCTCCAAACTCAGCTATCTATTTTCCCTTAGCCAATCCTTGGGAAATTCCTCTTTTAGCTTACTTAGGAGCTGACTTTTTTGGAACTCTCTCTGAGTTTTATGCTGTTAAGGGATATAAATTAACTAAGAATAGGGCTATAAAGAGTGATAAGAGCTTTGAAGAACTTATAGAGGAGAATAATAAAGTCTATCTTGATATTATTGAAGAGGTTCAAGAGGTTATAAAAAAAGGATATCTAAGAAATTTGGTTGAGGAAACCTCTATCTCTCATCCATATCTCTGGGCTAACTATAGAAGATATGAGCCAGATTTAAGGAATATTTCAACCTTTAAGAAGCATAAGGTTATAGTTACAGCCAATATAAAGATTCCAGAGGTTAAAAAATACTTGGAAAGGTTAAAAAATTATGAGCCTTACACAAACATTATTCTCCTTCTCCCTTGCTCTTCAAAGAAACCATATTCAGAGTCTAAGACACATAGGAAAATAATTAAAGCCATAGGAAAGGCTGTAGTTGAAGAACTCATCCTAACCTCTCCCTATGGATTAGTGCCAAGAGCCTTAGAGTTGGCTGTAAATTATGACATTCCAGTGACAGGAGAGTGGAGCTTAGAGGAAATAGAGTTAATAAATAAGCTATTAAAAGAGTTTTTAAAGAAGGTTGAGGAGAAGTTTGGAGATTATAAAGTAATTTCCTATCTTCCTGATCACTACTTAGAGATCTTAGAGGTTGAGAGCTTAGTTGTTAAAGACCTTGAAGAGCTAAGAAAAATTTTAAAAGAATATAGAGGGGATAAGAGGAAACAGAGGGTTCATAACTTAAAAGAGCTTTGTAGATATCAATTTTATCATAACTTCCTTCCAGACAATATCTATATAAATAGGAAAAATCAGATAATCTATAAAAATAAAATTTTAGCTACTTTGAAAGATAAATTTATCCTCTCCTTAGAGGGAGGAAAGCTTATGTGGGAAACCCTTGGTAGGGATAGCTTTTATGTTGAAACAAACTTTGATGTAAAGAAAGGTTCTCTCTTCCCTCCTGGATTTGTTGATTGTAATGAAAAGATTTCTTATGATGATGAAGTCATCCTAATTAAGGATAATAAATTTTTAGGTGTTGGTAGGGCTAAACTTCCAGGACATGAGATGAAAAAGGCTAAACATGGAGCTTTAGTAAATATAAGGAAGGTTTTGTAGTATGGAGGAAATTATAGAGAGAATAATGAGGGGAGAGATAAAGGATGAGGAAGTATTAGAAATTTATAAAGAGTATTTAAAGGTTAAGGATGAGGTTAGCTACTTAGAAGACTTGTTAGATGACCTTGAACTCCTCTGTAGAAGGTTTGAGGAGATTAAAGATAGTGTGAAAGGCTTAAAATATCTAATCCCTAAGGTTAGTAAATATTTAAATTGTAAAGAAAGTGTTGAAGAAACCTTAAGAGTGTTAGATAATTTTGAAAAGCTTGATCTCAACCACTACTATGAAGTGAGAGCAAGATACTTTAATGAACTTGAGACTCTAAAGAAAAAACTTAACCAATTGGAGAAAAAATTAAAAGAGGCTGTAGATGGAAGAGAATGAAATAATAGAGTTGGCTAAAACTATCTTATCTAAGAATTTTGATTTTCTTGTAAAGGGAATAGGTGATGATGCAGCAGTAATAAGGTTAGAGGATAACTATCTATTGCTAACCTCTGACATGATGGTTAAAGAAACTCACATCCCTTCCATCCTTAGCCCTTCTGAAATAGCTTTTAGAGTTTTTACAGCAAATGTTTCTGACATTGTGGCTATGGGAGGAAAGCCAATATCTTTTTTAATCTCCTTAGGTTTTAAAAAGGTTAGTAGAGAATTCTTAGAAAGCTTTTATTTGGGATTAAGAGAAGCTTCAAACCTCTACAACTGTCCAGTTGTTGGGGGGGACACTGTTAGGGCTGAAACCTTAATTTTATCAGGCTTTTGCTTAGGCTTAACTGAAAAGCCAATATATAGAGAGGGAAGGGTTGGAGATAAAATTTATGTCACTGGAAACCTTGGGAGAGTTTTCTCCTCTTTATATATTTATTATAACTTTAAAGACAAAATTAAAGAGTTTGAAGAGAGTTATCCAGAGATGTTTAAGAAGCTAAGGAAACCTGTAGCAAGGGTTGATATGCTAAAGGATAAAGAGCTATTTACTGGAGCCACAGATATCTCTGATGGCTTGGGAAGAGAGATAAATTACTTTAAAAATTTTCAGATATATTCTGAGAAGATCTTTAAGCTAATTCCTAAGGATGTCTTAGACTTCTGTGAAGAGTTTAACCTAAATCCCTTAGAAGTGGCTTTAAACAGTGGAGAAGAGTTTGAGCTAATTATAACTTCAAAATATAAAATTAAAAAAGCTGTAGAGATAGGAGAAATTATAGAGAGAGGGAGATACTTAGATGACAAGCCATTCAAAGGAAGGGGATATATACATAAATTTTATTAGAGTGAATACTCTAAAAATCTCTCCATCTGCACTAAAAGAGAGGCTTGAAAAGAAGGGAGTTAAGTTAGAGAAAACTTTTTTAGACTATGCCTTTAGAGTTATAGAATCTCCTTTTTCTATTGGAGCTACTCCTGAGTATCTATTTGGTTACTATATGCCTCAATCTCTCTCTTCTATGATCCCACCTATAACTCTAAACCCCTCTCCCAAGGATAGAGTTTTAGATATGTGTGCTGCTCCTGGTGGGAAGACAACACACTTAGCTCAACTTATGGGAAATGAGGGAACTATCTTAGCTGTTGAGATTAGTAAGGAGAGAGTTAAAGCTTTAAAATCCAACATAAATAGGATGAATATCTTAAATACTATCATTATAAATAAAGATATGAGAAAATATAAAGAATATTTAATGAAGAAAAAAATACTCTTTGACAAAATTTTACTTGATGCTCCCTGCTCAGGGAATATAATAAAGGACAAAAATAGAAAAGTGGATGAGAAAGATATTGAATATTGCTCACTTAGACAGAAAGAGCTTTTAAATATAGGTTTGGACTTATTAAAACCTGGTGGAGAGTTGGTTTATTCAACATGCTCAATGGAAGAGAAAGAAAATGAGGAAGTTATTGAACATGTATTAAAAAGTAGAGATGACATAAAATTAATAAAATTATCTCCAATTGCCAATTTTATAAGACCTGGGAAGATAAAGGGAACTTTAAAGGTTTATCCCCCCTATGAGCCATTTTTTATAGCCAAGATAAAGAAAGAGGGATAAGTAATGAGTGAGACATTTAAAGAGTTTAAAGAGCATTCTGTAGCTGAATTCTTTAGGAAGAATAAACACATGCTTGGATACAGTGGAAAAATTAGAAGTATGACCACTATAGTCCA contains the following coding sequences:
- a CDS encoding DUF5591 domain-containing protein gives rise to the protein MLEPIVYDVGRLCKFKDSYTPNIINLNIEIDEPKLLYDTPEPLLEKFKKSFIGELKIDGETYKYQVLNYGKYIERAKIEEVDLYIIADRKIIERKELTYIKKLREKISPNSAIYFPLANPWEIPLLAYLGADFFGTLSEFYAVKGYKLTKNRAIKSDKSFEELIEENNKVYLDIIEEVQEVIKKGYLRNLVEETSISHPYLWANYRRYEPDLRNISTFKKHKVIVTANIKIPEVKKYLERLKNYEPYTNIILLLPCSSKKPYSESKTHRKIIKAIGKAVVEELILTSPYGLVPRALELAVNYDIPVTGEWSLEEIELINKLLKEFLKKVEEKFGDYKVISYLPDHYLEILEVESLVVKDLEELRKILKEYRGDKRKQRVHNLKELCRYQFYHNFLPDNIYINRKNQIIYKNKILATLKDKFILSLEGGKLMWETLGRDSFYVETNFDVKKGSLFPPGFVDCNEKISYDDEVILIKDNKFLGVGRAKLPGHEMKKAKHGALVNIRKVL
- a CDS encoding thiamine-phosphate kinase: MEENEIIELAKTILSKNFDFLVKGIGDDAAVIRLEDNYLLLTSDMMVKETHIPSILSPSEIAFRVFTANVSDIVAMGGKPISFLISLGFKKVSREFLESFYLGLREASNLYNCPVVGGDTVRAETLILSGFCLGLTEKPIYREGRVGDKIYVTGNLGRVFSSLYIYYNFKDKIKEFEESYPEMFKKLRKPVARVDMLKDKELFTGATDISDGLGREINYFKNFQIYSEKIFKLIPKDVLDFCEEFNLNPLEVALNSGEEFELIITSKYKIKKAVEIGEIIERGRYLDDKPFKGRGYIHKFY
- a CDS encoding NOL1/NOP2/sun family putative RNA methylase; this translates as MTSHSKEGDIYINFIRVNTLKISPSALKERLEKKGVKLEKTFLDYAFRVIESPFSIGATPEYLFGYYMPQSLSSMIPPITLNPSPKDRVLDMCAAPGGKTTHLAQLMGNEGTILAVEISKERVKALKSNINRMNILNTIIINKDMRKYKEYLMKKKILFDKILLDAPCSGNIIKDKNRKVDEKDIEYCSLRQKELLNIGLDLLKPGGELVYSTCSMEEKENEEVIEHVLKSRDDIKLIKLSPIANFIRPGKIKGTLKVYPPYEPFFIAKIKKEG